One segment of Malassezia restricta chromosome V, complete sequence DNA contains the following:
- a CDS encoding mediator of RNA polymerase II transcription subunit 7 — translation MATETGTGDAPEVLANTSVFPPPPSMYKMFTKQNVAWLAVLRKYKGEADWTHMDADARLEAQRKVLQQAVEGEDTLANHIPMDVDLERELLPPRIDWIEEDGGYQLFGQRWPIPDMAPSLDQLGIPRYFPEGSFDRNEALNKLLRTLLQTYFEIVCDLLQPIRPYDIPVPAPEAHTGAQTAWIPSSHLKERIQHMETVVINFQFLLNELRPAQTRTELSALLRSQLSERRQATQYIRAKCQSIRDEIARLEM, via the coding sequence ATGGCTACGGAGACAGGGACGGGCGACGCGCCCGAGGTGTTGGCAAACACGTCCGTGTTTCCGCCACCGCCATCGATGTACAAGATGTTTACCAAGCAGAACGTGGCATGGCTGGCGGTGCTGAGAAAGTATAAAGGCGAGGCGGATTGGACGCATATGGAcgccgatgcgcgcctcgaggcaCAACGTAAGGTCTTGCAGCAAGCCGTGGAAGGCGAAGATACACTGGCAAATCATATACCCATGGATGTGGACTTGGAACGAGAGCTTCTCCCTCCTCGTATCGACTGGATCGAAGAGGATGGTGGGTACCAACTTTTTGGCCAACGGTGGCCTATACCAGACATGGCGCCGTCCCTTGACCAGCTAGGCATTCCGCGATACTTTCCAGAGGGCTCTTTTGATCGCAATGAAGCACTAAACAAGCTTTTGCGCACGCTTTTGCAGACTTACTTCGAGATCGTGTGTGATTTATTACAGCCGATTCGTCCCTACGATATTCCCGTGCCTGCCCCAGAGGCCCATACCGGAGCGCAGACGGCATGGATTCCTTCCTCACATCTAAAAGAGCGGATCCAGCACATGGAAACGGTGGTCATCAACTTTCAGTTTCTGTTGAATGAGTTGCGTCCCGCTCAAACTCGCACGGAGCTCTCAGCCCTGCTCCGAAGCCAATTGTCGGAGCGACGCCAGGCAACGCAGTATATCCGGGCCAAGTGCCAAAGTATTCGCGATGAAATAGCGCGTCTGGAGATGTAA